A single region of the Enterobacter cloacae complex sp. R_G8 genome encodes:
- a CDS encoding tlde1 domain-containing protein: MTWEYKVSTGVLSHNGEFVANCYSGAGESKDKPECERQRNKGPIPRGIYFIAGWNNHKSAEAIILEPIAGTNTFGRDHFQIHGDKKGQPPGSASAGCIIMNGQDKRHMIYESGDTILVVR, translated from the coding sequence ATGACATGGGAATACAAAGTATCGACAGGGGTATTAAGTCACAATGGCGAATTTGTTGCTAACTGCTATAGCGGTGCTGGTGAGTCGAAAGATAAGCCTGAGTGTGAGCGACAACGGAACAAAGGGCCCATTCCACGGGGTATTTATTTTATCGCAGGGTGGAACAACCATAAAAGCGCAGAAGCCATTATTCTTGAACCTATTGCTGGTACCAATACATTTGGTAGAGACCATTTTCAAATCCATGGAGATAAAAAAGGTCAACCACCAGGTTCTGCATCAGCAGGGTGCATCATTATGAACGGCCAGGATAAGCGTCATATGATTTATGAGTCGGGTGACACAATACTGGTGGTGCGGTAA
- a CDS encoding DUF445 domain-containing protein, which produces MEKIAELKRAKLLALSLLLIAVAAFITTLFLPQTFWVRGVKAIAEAAMVGALADWFAVVALFRRVPIPFISRHTAIIPRNKDRIGDNLGQFVQEKFLDTQSLVALIRRYEPAQMIGSWFSKPDNAQRVGLHLMQVMGGFLELTDDGRIQRLLKRAVHKAIDKVDFTETSAVMLESMTRNNRHQALLDAIINRLITLIQRDSTREFIADQIVHWLKTEHPRKAMVLPTEWLGDQSAEMVSNAVNTLLDDISHDRTHQIRQAFDRATLKFIDNLKNDPEMAAKAENIKHYLKNDDAFNRYLGEMWADLRQWLKADMKREDSRVKQRIANAGLWFGETLLADASLRASLNEHLEQAAHRVAPDFAVFLTRHISDTVKSWDAKDMSRQIELNIGKDLQFIRVNGTLVGGTIGLILFLLSQLPTVLTH; this is translated from the coding sequence ATGGAAAAAATCGCTGAACTCAAACGCGCCAAGCTGCTGGCGCTGTCGCTGCTGCTGATTGCCGTCGCGGCGTTTATCACCACCCTGTTTCTGCCGCAAACCTTCTGGGTGCGCGGCGTGAAGGCCATTGCCGAGGCGGCGATGGTTGGCGCGCTGGCAGACTGGTTTGCGGTCGTCGCGCTGTTTCGCCGGGTGCCCATTCCGTTTATCTCGCGCCATACGGCGATTATCCCGCGCAATAAAGACCGGATTGGCGATAATCTCGGCCAGTTCGTGCAGGAGAAGTTTCTCGATACCCAGTCGCTGGTGGCGCTGATCCGCCGCTATGAACCGGCGCAGATGATTGGCAGTTGGTTCAGCAAGCCCGACAATGCCCAGCGTGTCGGGTTGCATCTGATGCAGGTGATGGGCGGTTTTCTGGAGCTGACCGATGACGGGCGCATTCAGCGCCTGCTCAAACGGGCGGTGCATAAGGCCATCGACAAGGTGGACTTCACCGAAACCAGCGCGGTGATGCTGGAGAGCATGACCCGTAACAATCGTCATCAGGCACTGCTGGACGCCATCATCAACCGGCTGATTACGCTTATCCAGCGGGACAGCACGCGGGAATTTATTGCCGACCAGATTGTCCACTGGCTCAAGACCGAGCATCCGCGCAAGGCGATGGTGCTGCCCACCGAGTGGCTGGGCGACCAGAGCGCGGAGATGGTGTCGAACGCGGTGAATACCCTGCTGGACGATATCAGCCACGACCGCACGCACCAGATCCGCCAGGCGTTTGACCGCGCCACGCTGAAGTTTATCGACAACCTGAAAAACGATCCGGAGATGGCCGCGAAGGCAGAGAACATCAAGCACTACCTGAAGAACGATGACGCGTTTAACCGCTATCTGGGTGAAATGTGGGCCGACCTGCGTCAGTGGCTGAAAGCGGATATGAAACGTGAGGATTCACGCGTGAAGCAGCGCATCGCTAACGCCGGGCTGTGGTTTGGCGAAACGCTGCTCGCTGACGCCAGCCTGCGGGCATCGCTGAACGAGCACCTGGAGCAGGCGGCGCACCGCGTGGCACCGGATTTCGCTGTGTTTCTCACTCGCCATATCAGCGACACGGTCAAAAGCTGGGATGCCAAAGACATGTCCCGCCAGATCGAGCTTAATATCGGCAAAGATTTGCAGTTTATCCGCGTCAACGGCACGCTGGTGGGCGGGACGATTGGTCTGATCCTGTTTTTACTCTCGCAGTTGCCCACTGTGCTTACGCATTAA
- a CDS encoding DUF2955 domain-containing protein produces MSISTLARVFTPHGNIVYTANDFRQTLRIVFAGMIALSISSFYNTSYGVFFVVYPIMLLSLVPVFNRHVAKQFIFSASLNCVEMVIIIGYLSQWPVIMTLVVFALYVMRFRFMSKGPLFLFGSMGVVCQSVMLNFMSYPTTNWHTLLFSNIEASVMAVCLSALMNYLLPDVEPRRPPPLIEKDAARVRHESLLSGTVATMIFVVFQMSDLSDSLSALMAGILILFPMHYRGAVMSSIWRVVGVVLGCLYILVVQLILYDHSSHMLLMMPLIGLGLAFGARLHVMEKVGAGVGFSSITTIGIMFGQNMHPDSDLVFSDLYRITSVTFSLVATLTMVFLVHLILNRFEATRYVIAPPKAD; encoded by the coding sequence ATGTCTATTAGCACCCTGGCGCGGGTCTTTACCCCGCACGGCAACATCGTTTACACGGCCAATGACTTCCGCCAGACCCTGCGCATCGTCTTCGCCGGGATGATCGCCCTGAGCATTTCGAGTTTCTACAACACCAGCTACGGCGTATTTTTCGTAGTCTACCCGATCATGCTCCTTTCGCTGGTGCCAGTATTTAACCGCCACGTGGCGAAGCAGTTTATCTTCAGCGCGTCGCTGAACTGCGTCGAAATGGTGATTATCATCGGCTATTTATCGCAATGGCCGGTCATTATGACGCTGGTGGTATTTGCCCTGTACGTGATGCGTTTTCGTTTTATGAGCAAGGGGCCGCTGTTCCTGTTCGGCTCAATGGGCGTGGTATGCCAGAGCGTGATGCTCAACTTTATGAGCTACCCCACCACCAACTGGCACACGCTTTTGTTCTCCAACATCGAAGCGAGCGTAATGGCGGTGTGTCTGAGCGCGTTGATGAACTACCTGCTGCCGGATGTTGAGCCGCGTAGGCCCCCGCCGCTGATCGAAAAAGACGCCGCCCGGGTTCGCCATGAGTCGCTGCTCTCCGGCACCGTCGCGACGATGATTTTCGTCGTTTTTCAGATGAGCGATTTGAGCGATTCACTCTCGGCGCTGATGGCGGGGATTTTGATTCTGTTCCCGATGCACTATCGTGGCGCGGTGATGAGTTCTATCTGGCGCGTGGTCGGCGTGGTGCTGGGCTGTCTCTATATTCTGGTCGTCCAGCTTATCCTCTACGATCACAGCAGCCATATGTTGCTGATGATGCCGCTGATCGGACTCGGTCTGGCGTTTGGCGCGCGCCTGCATGTGATGGAGAAAGTCGGTGCCGGAGTGGGGTTTTCCAGTATTACCACCATCGGCATTATGTTCGGGCAGAACATGCACCCGGACAGCGACCTTGTGTTCAGCGATCTGTATCGCATCACGTCCGTCACTTTTTCGCTGGTGGCGACGCTGACGATGGTTTTTCTGGTGCACTTGATCCTCAATCGCTTTGAGGCGACGCGCTACGTCATTGCGCCGCCCAAAGCGGATTAA
- a CDS encoding HlyD family secretion protein, with the protein MMTPEQKFARWVRVSIASFLLMFVYFVVADIWIPLTPDSTLMRVVTPVSPRVSGYVAAVHVHNNSQVKRGDLLFELDDTPFRNKVEAAQIALEQARLSNEQLDAQIAAAQASLKTAVLTARNDKVTFDRYQKLSTLQNVSQADLDKVRTTWQSSEQSVSSIQANIHNLRIQRGEREEHRNVTLQKYRNALDEAELNLGWTKVYAQADGTVSNLQLSPGFYASSGSAALALVNNQTDIVADFREKSLRHTRQGTDAAVVFDAFPGQVFRAHVTSSDAGILAGQEAVSGELSAPETSNRWVRDAQRMRIHVALDEALPKPLPTGARATVQLYNSEGPFARFFSGMQIHLVSLLHYVY; encoded by the coding sequence ATAATGACTCCTGAACAAAAGTTTGCCCGCTGGGTAAGGGTGAGTATTGCCTCTTTCCTGCTGATGTTTGTCTACTTTGTCGTCGCCGATATCTGGATCCCGCTGACGCCGGACTCCACCTTGATGCGCGTGGTGACGCCGGTTTCTCCGCGCGTCTCCGGGTATGTAGCGGCCGTACACGTGCACAACAACAGCCAGGTGAAGCGGGGCGACCTGCTGTTTGAGCTGGATGACACGCCGTTTCGCAATAAAGTGGAAGCGGCGCAAATCGCGCTTGAGCAGGCACGTCTGTCCAATGAACAGCTGGACGCGCAGATCGCCGCCGCCCAGGCCAGCCTGAAAACCGCCGTGCTGACCGCGCGTAACGACAAAGTGACCTTTGACCGCTACCAGAAGCTGAGCACGTTACAGAACGTCTCGCAGGCGGATCTGGATAAGGTCCGTACCACCTGGCAGAGCAGCGAGCAGTCCGTGAGCTCGATTCAGGCGAACATCCATAACCTGCGCATCCAGCGCGGCGAGCGGGAAGAGCACCGCAACGTGACGCTGCAAAAATACCGTAACGCACTGGATGAGGCGGAGCTGAACCTCGGCTGGACGAAAGTTTACGCCCAGGCGGACGGCACGGTCAGCAACCTGCAACTAAGCCCCGGGTTTTATGCCTCGTCCGGCTCGGCCGCGCTGGCGCTGGTGAATAACCAGACCGATATTGTGGCGGATTTTCGTGAGAAGAGTCTGCGTCACACCCGTCAGGGGACCGATGCCGCCGTGGTGTTTGACGCCTTTCCGGGCCAGGTTTTCCGCGCCCACGTGACCAGCAGTGATGCGGGGATCCTTGCCGGACAGGAGGCGGTGAGCGGCGAACTGTCCGCCCCGGAAACGTCCAACCGTTGGGTGCGCGATGCCCAGCGAATGCGTATTCACGTGGCGCTGGATGAGGCGCTGCCGAAGCCGCTCCCGACCGGTGCTCGCGCCACCGTGCAGCTCTACAACAGCGAAGGGCCGTTTGCGCGCTTCTTCTCCGGGATGCAAATCCACCTGGTGAGCCTGCTCCACTATGTCTATTAG
- a CDS encoding MarR family winged helix-turn-helix transcriptional regulator, which translates to MSEEQLFCRRPMGMRMAMIVRQWRAVIDDAILDTGLTQSSWTVMMQLHQLGDNVSVSELAEVQGIELPPLMRTLTQLEKQGYLLRTVSPYDKRIRLLTLTPEGKAILKRLTQVIETYQTRVSQNIAPEHIEIFSATLNQIACNLRTIREEDNKTEK; encoded by the coding sequence ATGAGTGAAGAACAACTGTTTTGCCGCAGGCCGATGGGCATGCGGATGGCGATGATCGTGCGTCAGTGGCGCGCCGTTATTGACGACGCCATTCTCGATACCGGGTTAACTCAGTCGAGCTGGACGGTAATGATGCAGCTTCATCAACTGGGGGATAACGTCTCGGTGAGTGAGCTGGCGGAGGTGCAGGGCATTGAACTGCCCCCGCTGATGCGCACCCTGACACAGCTGGAAAAGCAGGGATACCTGCTGCGCACCGTATCGCCTTATGACAAGCGCATCCGGCTTCTGACGCTGACGCCTGAGGGAAAAGCCATACTAAAAAGGCTCACCCAGGTGATTGAGACGTACCAGACGCGCGTATCGCAAAACATCGCGCCTGAGCATATCGAGATTTTCAGCGCCACCTTGAATCAAATCGCCTGCAATTTGCGGACAATCCGCGAAGAAGATAACAAGACCGAAAAATAA
- a CDS encoding IS481 family transposase: protein MESLMPWDARDTMSLRTEFVLFASQDGANIRSLCRRFGISPATGYKWLRRWMEEGSSGLQDRPRIPHHSPNRSSDDITALLRMAHDRHERWGARKIKRWLEDQGHRMPAFSTVHNLMARHGLLPGTSPGIPATGRFEHDAPNRLWQMDFKGHFPFGGGRCHPLTLLDDHSRFSLCLAHCSDERRETVQQQLVSVFERYGLPDRMTMDNGAPWGDTTGTWTALELWLMRHGIRVGHSRPYHPQTQGKLERFHRSLKTEVLQGKWFASEGELQRAFDHWRTVYNLERPHEALDMAVPGSRYQPSSRRYSGNTTPPEYDEGVMVRKVDISGKLSVKGVSLSAGKAFRGERVGLKEMQEDGRYEVWWYSTKVGVIDLKKKSITMGKGC, encoded by the coding sequence ATGGAGTCGCTTATGCCCTGGGATGCGAGAGATACCATGTCATTACGTACCGAGTTTGTTTTGTTCGCCTCGCAGGACGGGGCGAACATCCGTTCCCTCTGCCGTCGCTTCGGCATTTCACCTGCCACCGGCTACAAGTGGCTTCGTCGCTGGATGGAGGAAGGTTCCTCCGGCCTTCAGGACCGCCCGCGCATACCGCACCATTCCCCGAACCGCTCATCTGACGACATCACTGCCCTGCTGCGTATGGCCCATGACCGCCATGAACGCTGGGGCGCACGCAAGATAAAGCGCTGGCTGGAAGACCAGGGGCACCGTATGCCCGCCTTCAGCACCGTTCATAACCTGATGGCCCGTCACGGCCTGCTGCCGGGCACTTCACCGGGCATTCCCGCCACGGGACGGTTCGAACATGACGCGCCGAACCGGCTCTGGCAGATGGATTTTAAGGGCCACTTTCCCTTTGGCGGTGGCCGCTGCCATCCGCTCACCCTGCTGGATGACCACTCCCGTTTTTCCCTGTGCCTGGCGCACTGTAGCGATGAACGGCGTGAGACCGTGCAGCAACAACTGGTCAGCGTGTTTGAACGCTACGGCCTGCCGGACAGGATGACGATGGACAACGGCGCCCCGTGGGGAGACACCACCGGCACCTGGACGGCGCTCGAGCTGTGGCTGATGCGCCATGGTATCCGGGTGGGACACTCCCGGCCGTATCATCCGCAGACGCAGGGCAAGCTGGAGCGTTTTCACCGCAGCCTGAAGACGGAGGTGCTGCAGGGTAAATGGTTCGCGAGTGAGGGCGAACTGCAGCGCGCCTTCGACCACTGGCGGACGGTCTATAACCTTGAACGCCCGCATGAGGCGCTGGATATGGCGGTACCGGGCTCGCGGTATCAGCCGTCATCGCGACGGTACAGCGGCAACACAACGCCCCCGGAATACGACGAGGGCGTGATGGTCAGGAAAGTGGATATCAGCGGAAAGCTGAGCGTGAAAGGGGTAAGTCTGAGCGCAGGCAAGGCGTTCAGGGGAGAACGGGTCGGGCTGAAGGAGATGCAGGAAGACGGCCGCTACGAGGTGTGGTGGTACAGCACAAAAGTGGGGGTGATCGACCTGAAGAAAAAGTCGATCACCATGGGTAAAGGATGTTAA
- a CDS encoding helix-turn-helix transcriptional regulator, with protein sequence MLKTSLPPDNSAALEQAIAAVAAAMADPSRVKMLCALMDGRALTATELSAAADVAPSTASGHLARLLDGKLITCLSQGRHRYYRLAGHDVAELVEQMMGLSWHRISPPETSAPKALREARTCYDHLAGAVAVQIYDFMQAESWLEPDGSALTLYGREQFLKLGIPLSTHPRRKACCACLDWSERRFHLGGEAGAALLMHLESKGWIQRVAGYREVVLTASGKGAITRHFSR encoded by the coding sequence ATGTTAAAGACGAGCTTACCGCCAGATAACAGCGCGGCGCTGGAGCAGGCCATTGCCGCAGTGGCAGCCGCAATGGCCGATCCGTCGCGCGTGAAAATGCTTTGTGCGCTGATGGACGGACGGGCGTTGACGGCCACCGAGCTGAGCGCGGCGGCGGATGTGGCACCGTCTACCGCCAGCGGGCACCTTGCGCGGCTGCTGGACGGAAAGCTCATTACCTGCCTGTCGCAGGGGCGCCATCGCTATTATCGCCTGGCAGGGCATGACGTAGCGGAGCTGGTCGAGCAGATGATGGGGCTGTCGTGGCACCGTATTTCCCCGCCGGAAACCAGCGCGCCAAAAGCCCTGCGTGAAGCCCGCACCTGCTACGACCATCTGGCGGGCGCGGTGGCGGTGCAGATCTACGATTTCATGCAGGCCGAGAGTTGGCTGGAGCCAGACGGTTCGGCACTGACCCTGTATGGCCGGGAGCAGTTCCTGAAACTCGGTATTCCGTTAAGCACGCATCCCCGCCGAAAGGCCTGTTGCGCCTGTCTGGACTGGAGCGAGCGGCGGTTTCATCTGGGCGGCGAAGCCGGTGCGGCGCTGCTCATGCATCTGGAAAGCAAGGGCTGGATCCAGCGGGTAGCGGGGTATCGGGAGGTGGTGCTTACGGCTTCGGGGAAGGGGGCCATTACCCGACATTTTAGCCGCTAA
- a CDS encoding antibiotic biosynthesis monooxygenase, giving the protein MIAVIFEANAAPAHQARYLQLAAELKPLLADVDGFIDIERFQSLTTDGKILSLSWWRDEEAIRNWKQNVFHQAAQAEGRESIFTYYRIRVAQLVREYSAENGGHADV; this is encoded by the coding sequence ATGATCGCAGTCATTTTCGAAGCCAACGCCGCGCCGGCGCATCAGGCGCGCTACCTGCAGCTCGCGGCCGAACTTAAACCCCTGCTGGCAGATGTTGACGGTTTTATCGATATCGAACGTTTCCAGAGCCTGACCACCGACGGCAAAATTCTCTCGCTCTCCTGGTGGCGGGACGAAGAGGCTATCCGCAACTGGAAGCAGAACGTCTTTCATCAGGCCGCGCAGGCCGAGGGGCGGGAGTCGATTTTTACCTACTACCGCATTCGGGTGGCACAGCTGGTGCGGGAATACAGCGCCGAAAACGGAGGGCACGCGGATGTATGA
- a CDS encoding aldehyde dehydrogenase family protein, with protein MHHIEQIFINGEFVTPHGTERFDLYNPATAQVIGQVRLADEVDAERAIAAAKAAFPAWSQTTKQERIVALKRMHAAVAARHDELLEAIIEEYGAPAARSAWMASYPADVIAQAIEALEAFEFSFSAGAASVQMTPLGVAGLITPWNSDAGFICGKLAAALAAGCTAVIKPSEMSALQTQIITGALRDAALPPGVFNIVTGRGDTVGETISRHPDVAKISFTGSTNTGKAILRNAAESFKRVTLELGGKSPTILLDDVDLAQAIPLVIQAGFMNSGQACVAGTRILVPQSRKAEMETVLAQAVAAVKSGDPRDSATEIGPMVSEKQWLRVQGYIRKGLDEGARLLAGGEGRPEGTRDGWFVRPTLFTDVNNQMTIAREEIFGPVLCIIPYQDEAEAVAMANDTEYGLSAMVLGRDTGRARRVAQQIISGRVLVNTLAHEPKAPFGGFKHSGMGREMGEWGIGAFMEPKSIVG; from the coding sequence ATGCACCACATCGAACAGATTTTTATCAACGGCGAGTTTGTTACCCCGCATGGCACCGAGCGTTTTGATTTATACAACCCGGCGACGGCACAGGTCATAGGGCAGGTGCGTCTGGCAGATGAGGTCGACGCTGAACGCGCCATTGCGGCAGCCAAAGCCGCTTTTCCGGCGTGGTCGCAGACCACAAAACAGGAACGCATCGTCGCGCTGAAACGCATGCATGCCGCTGTTGCCGCCCGTCATGACGAACTGCTGGAGGCGATTATCGAAGAGTACGGCGCACCGGCCGCGCGCTCGGCGTGGATGGCCAGTTATCCGGCCGATGTCATAGCCCAGGCGATTGAGGCCCTGGAGGCGTTTGAATTTTCATTTTCAGCGGGGGCGGCATCGGTGCAGATGACGCCGCTAGGCGTTGCGGGCCTGATCACGCCGTGGAACAGCGATGCGGGGTTTATCTGCGGCAAACTGGCGGCGGCGCTCGCGGCGGGCTGCACGGCGGTGATCAAGCCCAGTGAAATGAGCGCCCTGCAAACGCAGATTATCACCGGGGCGCTGCGTGATGCCGCATTGCCACCGGGCGTGTTTAATATCGTGACGGGGCGGGGTGATACGGTTGGCGAGACCATTAGCCGTCACCCGGACGTGGCGAAAATCTCGTTCACGGGGTCGACGAATACCGGCAAAGCGATTCTGCGTAACGCAGCGGAGAGTTTTAAGCGCGTCACGCTGGAGTTAGGCGGTAAATCGCCGACGATTTTGCTGGATGATGTCGATCTGGCCCAGGCGATCCCGCTGGTGATTCAGGCCGGATTTATGAACAGCGGCCAGGCGTGCGTGGCCGGCACCCGTATTCTGGTGCCGCAGTCGCGCAAGGCCGAGATGGAAACCGTCCTCGCGCAGGCGGTGGCGGCGGTGAAATCGGGCGATCCGCGCGATAGCGCGACAGAGATTGGCCCGATGGTCAGCGAAAAGCAGTGGCTGCGGGTACAGGGGTATATTCGCAAAGGGCTCGACGAAGGCGCGCGACTGCTGGCGGGGGGAGAAGGACGCCCCGAAGGCACGCGAGACGGCTGGTTTGTGCGCCCGACGCTGTTTACTGATGTGAACAACCAGATGACCATCGCGCGTGAGGAAATTTTTGGCCCGGTGCTGTGCATTATTCCTTATCAGGACGAAGCGGAGGCTGTCGCGATGGCCAACGATACCGAGTACGGCCTGAGCGCGATGGTGCTGGGGCGTGATACCGGGCGTGCGCGTCGCGTGGCGCAGCAGATTATTTCTGGCCGCGTGCTGGTGAACACCCTCGCGCATGAGCCAAAAGCGCCGTTTGGCGGGTTTAAACATTCCGGGATGGGGCGTGAGATGGGGGAATGGGGGATCGGGGCGTTTATGGAGCCGAAGTCGATTGTGGGTTAA